From the Leptospira barantonii genome, the window AGCGATCACGATTTTATCTGGTCGATCTTTACTCGTTTTGAACCCGCCGGAGATATCTACGCGGACACGAAATTAATCCGAAATCATCCGGCGTTGTATCCTCCCGTCGTGATCGATTGCAGAATGAAAACCTGGTATCCTTCTTTGACGGAAGCGGACGCAAAAACCATCCGTAAAGTCGACGATAGATTTGGTAGACTGATAGACTCTCTTTAGGAAATTTGAATTCTATGACAAAAAAAAGATGTATCGTTACCGGCGGAGCCGGGCTGATCGGATCCAATCTCATTCAGGAACTCAATCGACAAGGGATCGACGATATTTTGGTCGTGGATCATTTGGGAACCTCTTCCAAATGGAAGAATCTACTCGGAAAAAAATATTCCGATTATCTCGAAAAGGACCGTTTTTTGGACGCGGCCGTTCGTACTAATTTATTAAAAGATTATGATATTCTGTTTCACTTGGGGGCTTGTTCCTCTACGACCGAAACGGACGCTTCGTATCTGATCGAGAACAACTTCGAATATACGAAATTACTTGCGAACGAATCCCTAAAAAACGGAATTCGTTTCGTGTATGCTTCCTCGGCCGCAACCTACGGGGACGGGGCTCACGGATACGACGATAAGGCGTCGATCGATTCTTTAAAACCTCTCAATATGTACGGATATTCGAAACATATGTTCGATCTATATGCGCAAAAACACGGATTTTTAAACCGGATTACAGGAATCAAATATTTCAACGTGTTCGGATACGGGGAAGGACATAAGGGAGATATGAGAAGCGTCGTACTAAAAGGATACGAGCAGATCAAAAAAGAGGGAAAGATCCGTCTTTTTAAATCCTATAAACCCGAATATAAGGACGGGGAACAAAAACGAGACTTCTTATACGCGAAAGACGCGGCAAAGATCACCGCCTATCTCGCGTTTGGCGGACACGGCGGGCTTTACAATCTTGGAAGAGGAATCGCCGAAACTTGGAACGATCTTGTTTCCGCAATCTTCGATACTTTGAAACTTCCGAAAAACATCGAGTATACTGAAATGCCGGAAAGTTTAAAGGCGAAATACCAGTATTATACCTGCGCCGATACGGCGAAAC encodes:
- the rfaD gene encoding ADP-glyceromanno-heptose 6-epimerase, whose translation is MTKKRCIVTGGAGLIGSNLIQELNRQGIDDILVVDHLGTSSKWKNLLGKKYSDYLEKDRFLDAAVRTNLLKDYDILFHLGACSSTTETDASYLIENNFEYTKLLANESLKNGIRFVYASSAATYGDGAHGYDDKASIDSLKPLNMYGYSKHMFDLYAQKHGFLNRITGIKYFNVFGYGEGHKGDMRSVVLKGYEQIKKEGKIRLFKSYKPEYKDGEQKRDFLYAKDAAKITAYLAFGGHGGLYNLGRGIAETWNDLVSAIFDTLKLPKNIEYTEMPESLKAKYQYYTCADTAKLLKTGYGEGFTRLSEAVREYVTLLDEEEGT